CTACCAGGGCCGGGTGAGCGTCGACACCCGATCATTCGAACAACACGTATCCAGCCGGGCGAGCTACGGGCTGCGTTGGGCGGACGTCGAGGTCCGGACCGACGCAACCGTTGAAATCGCTGTAACCGCAACGGATTTCGACGTACGCATCGAACTCGTGTGTCACGACGGTGCGGACGTCTTTGCCGAGCGTTCCTGGACCCGGACCATTGCACGGGATCTCGGATGACCGCGGTCCGGACGGTGCGCTGATGGCAGCCCGGCGTGCGGTCGACGTCCGCCGCGAGGAGATCCTGCGCGCAGCGGTCGACCAGATCGCCGAGCGCGGCTTCGCCAACACCCGGGTCGTCGACGTCGCGAAAGCGCTGAACGTCAGCACGGCGCTGGTGTTCTACCACTTCGAGTCCAAGGACCGGCTGCTGTCGGAGGCGTTCAACTATGCGGCCGAGCAGGACCTTGCCCGGCTCGCGCGGATCCGAGCCTCGCGAGCCGGTGCGGCCGGGCGGCTGAGTCGAGTGCTCGCGCTCTACGGGCCGAGCCGGACCCCGACGCCGGCGTGGCGGCTGTGGATCGAGGCCTGGGCGGCCGCGCTGCGCGTGCCCGAGCTGCAGGCCGTGTCGCGGCGGCTCGACGTGCAGTGGAAGACGACCGTCGCCGAGATCATCGCCGAGGGCGTGGCCACCAGCGAGTTCTGCTGCCCGGACCCCGACGGCGCGGCCTGGCGGATCATCGCGTTGATCGACGGTCTGGCGATCTCCTCGACCGTCCACGCCGGCCTGATCGGCACCAGCACGCGGGCACGGTGGATCCGCGGCGTCGTCGCCGCCGAAGTGGGCATCCCGGCGGACCGCCTCGCCGAACCCGCCCGCCGGCGTTCGTGATCTTGACGTTGGAGGCGCACAAACGCGAGTTCTGCGCCTCCAACGTCAAGATCAGCGAGGAGTTTTGGGGTCGGGTCAGCGATCAGACCAGCCAGCTCGCGGGGTAGTCGGGATCGGTCATGGCGGGCCGGTCGATGCCGAACGCGCTGACGTCGCTCGTCGTTGCGCCATCCACGGCGAGGTCGGTCAGGATCCGGCCGAAGGTCGGCGTGAACTTGAAGCCATGTCCCGCACCGAGCCCGACGACCACCTCCGGATGATCCGGCAGCGGGCTCATCACGAAGTCCCGGTCCGGCGTCAACGTGTAGAGACAGGTCACGCTGTGATCGACCTCGCCCGCACTGCCCGGAAAGGTTCGGCGCATGAACGCGGCCAGCTGCGCCAGGTTCGCCGGATCGGGTTCGAACCCGCGCGTGTCCCCCGTGGTCACTCGACCACCGACGTCCTGACCAGCCTTGACCAGGTTTCCGGCGTACGTCGGAAAGCCGTAGAAGCTCGGCTCGTCCATCCAGATCCAGACCGGAAACTGCCCCGGCCCGAAATGTTCGGGGTCGTCAGGGACGAAGTAGCTGACCTGCTCCTGGGTGACCGTCAGTGCAAGCTGCACTCCGAGCCGCTCGATGGCGTTGTTGGTCCATGCATCGGCAGTAACGACGACGCGGTCGCAGTGAAGCAGACCCGAGGCGGTCTCGATCTCGACACCGCCGCCGCCCGCCTTGCACACGCGCGCCCGCGTTTCCTCGCGCAGCTCGGCGCCGACCGCGACCGCGGCGCGTTGCAGCGCCGCCACCGTGCGCGCCGCGTGCACGATGCCGGTGTCGGCCTGGAACAGGGCCCGACCACCGTCCGGAAGCCGAACCCGCGGCCATCGATCGAGGACCTGCTGATCGTCGAGCACCTCGTACGGGACCGAGCAGGCGGCCAGGCTCGCCACGTAGTCGGCCATCGGGATCGCCGGGTCCGGTGGGAACAGGTCGAGCCCGCCGGTGACCGTGACCAGCGGCTCACCGACCGCCGCTGACAGCTCGGCCCAGTCGTCGTACGCCTCGCCGGCGAGCCGCACGTAGCCGGGCGTGTGATAGCTGCGCCGCAGGATCCGCGACGTGTCGTGCGACGCACCACGGTTGTGGCCGAGTGCGAACTGCTCGAACCCGACCACCTTCAGCCCGCGGCCGGCCAAGCGGTAGGCCGTCGCGCTTCCCAGTGCGCCGAGGCCGATGACGGCGACATCAGCGGTCTCGGTCACCGGCGCGTCACTCGCCCGCCGGCCCGTGCTCGCCGTCGCCGGCCAGCCGGGTCAGTAGCCAGCGCCGAATGTCGAGGCTCTCGTTCTCCATCGGCGCG
This Mycobacteriales bacterium DNA region includes the following protein-coding sequences:
- a CDS encoding TetR family transcriptional regulator C-terminal domain-containing protein, whose translation is MAARRAVDVRREEILRAAVDQIAERGFANTRVVDVAKALNVSTALVFYHFESKDRLLSEAFNYAAEQDLARLARIRASRAGAAGRLSRVLALYGPSRTPTPAWRLWIEAWAAALRVPELQAVSRRLDVQWKTTVAEIIAEGVATSEFCCPDPDGAAWRIIALIDGLAISSTVHAGLIGTSTRARWIRGVVAAEVGIPADRLAEPARRRS
- the solA gene encoding N-methyl-L-tryptophan oxidase, which translates into the protein MTETADVAVIGLGALGSATAYRLAGRGLKVVGFEQFALGHNRGASHDTSRILRRSYHTPGYVRLAGEAYDDWAELSAAVGEPLVTVTGGLDLFPPDPAIPMADYVASLAACSVPYEVLDDQQVLDRWPRVRLPDGGRALFQADTGIVHAARTVAALQRAAVAVGAELREETRARVCKAGGGGVEIETASGLLHCDRVVVTADAWTNNAIERLGVQLALTVTQEQVSYFVPDDPEHFGPGQFPVWIWMDEPSFYGFPTYAGNLVKAGQDVGGRVTTGDTRGFEPDPANLAQLAAFMRRTFPGSAGEVDHSVTCLYTLTPDRDFVMSPLPDHPEVVVGLGAGHGFKFTPTFGRILTDLAVDGATTSDVSAFGIDRPAMTDPDYPASWLV